In Polynucleobacter sp. TUM22923, one genomic interval encodes:
- a CDS encoding ABC transporter ATP-binding protein: MLKVKINQTAPVFLQITLECAPGEVHALVGPSGSGKTTILRTIAGLNQAATGNIECNDQIWLSTDRAGRVDSSLAAKDRCCGFLFQQYALFPHLSALNNVIIALQNIELTAARRKQLAAQWLERMGIGQLSKRMPHQLSGGQQQRVGLARALARKPSILLLDEPFSAIDTPTRLGLYKTLADIRIDLNIPMLLVTHDLREADLLADRITVIDQGIGLQTAAPQTLFTKPRNSRVAELVGISNIFQGKFNSGELSWDGCNQLFSVVDKGKIPPHSQVAWVIPQSGLSLHRESSKTGIAAIVEEISSLGQIAVIQLRIENSEIRITWEASTAEIKRLDMRVDSLMQIEMDAKQIHIMPLRPINDPRRFQEST; the protein is encoded by the coding sequence ATGCTCAAAGTCAAAATTAATCAAACTGCGCCAGTTTTCCTACAAATTACTTTAGAGTGTGCGCCTGGAGAAGTGCATGCTCTTGTGGGGCCCTCCGGGAGTGGTAAAACGACCATCTTAAGAACGATCGCCGGACTGAATCAGGCGGCAACTGGAAATATTGAATGCAATGATCAAATTTGGTTGAGTACTGATCGTGCAGGCCGAGTTGACAGTTCACTTGCCGCTAAGGATCGCTGCTGTGGATTTCTGTTTCAGCAATACGCCCTCTTTCCACACTTATCTGCATTAAATAATGTCATCATCGCCCTGCAAAATATCGAGTTAACAGCTGCGAGACGCAAGCAGCTTGCTGCCCAATGGTTAGAGCGTATGGGTATTGGGCAGCTTTCTAAACGCATGCCCCACCAACTATCCGGCGGACAACAGCAACGAGTAGGTTTGGCTAGGGCATTAGCAAGAAAACCGTCAATCCTCTTGCTGGACGAACCTTTTTCCGCCATAGATACACCAACACGCTTGGGCTTATATAAGACGCTGGCTGACATACGCATCGATTTAAATATTCCCATGCTATTGGTGACTCATGATTTGCGAGAGGCTGATTTATTAGCTGATCGCATTACCGTGATCGATCAAGGTATTGGCTTACAAACTGCTGCGCCACAAACATTATTTACTAAACCCAGAAACTCTCGTGTTGCAGAGCTAGTCGGTATCAGCAATATATTTCAAGGAAAATTCAACTCGGGTGAACTGTCCTGGGATGGATGTAATCAATTATTTTCTGTTGTGGATAAAGGAAAGATCCCTCCTCATTCACAGGTTGCCTGGGTTATCCCCCAAAGTGGCTTAAGCCTGCACCGCGAATCTTCGAAGACCGGCATCGCTGCTATCGTTGAAGAAATAAGTAGCCTTGGGCAAATTGCTGTCATTCAATTGCGCATAGAAAATAGTGAAATCCGAATTACCTGGGAAGCGTCTACTGCCGAAATAAAGCGCCTAGACATGAGGGTAGATAGCCTCATGCAGATTGAAATGGATGCCAAGCAAATTCACATCATGCCGCTGCGCCCTATTAACGACCCGCGCCGCTTTCAAGAATCGACTTAG